Proteins encoded within one genomic window of Bacillus sp. F19:
- a CDS encoding AarF/ABC1/UbiB kinase family protein: MKNHSKSYRMWKILSFAFSIFIQVYWYRISRKSEEEWERFWEKTGCRFREILFELKGLLIKAGQLLSIRADLLPNGFIRQIQDLVDHVPPSQWKEIKEVLENEWGGLVEDKLQSIDNVAVASASIGEVFRGRLLDGSEVAIKVQRPAIRSIVDVDFRSLSIIFWFARRFAPVPKGFIDFNLLFKEIKQVIERELDFVKEKESACFFRERFKNTDKLIIPSVYDELSTSKVLVMEWVEGRRVTDTEFVEAHHIDRLDAAENLVGIFLPQWLQAGIFHADPHSGNVLLKEDGTIILLDFGMIGEISKKDAALFQELLEAILLKNYSKAADSLSKLGFLLPGANLATIENLLEEALSFQFSQLKELDMIALNKEVNEMVKSLPVQVPTRFVFLGRSIAAVEGIIHSLLPGKETLDVIKPVFIDWMKHNSPNQWKLLLKWVSALPFFQFVPLLAGLLDAPKRRLDLEERMQKKDFVFKIYENQKRRHFFLCFIGIAGFFAGYHLQNPIIWYGSSGIAGVSSILYFSCGIRQRKWLKALK, translated from the coding sequence ATGAAAAATCACAGTAAGTCTTATCGAATGTGGAAGATTCTCTCATTTGCGTTCTCTATTTTTATACAAGTCTATTGGTACAGGATCAGCCGGAAATCGGAAGAAGAGTGGGAAAGGTTCTGGGAAAAGACAGGATGCCGTTTTCGTGAAATCCTATTCGAATTAAAAGGGTTGCTGATTAAGGCAGGGCAGCTGCTGAGTATTCGCGCAGATCTGCTGCCGAATGGATTTATCCGGCAAATTCAGGATCTTGTTGATCATGTTCCTCCTTCGCAATGGAAAGAGATAAAAGAAGTGCTTGAAAATGAGTGGGGAGGCCTGGTTGAAGACAAATTGCAATCCATCGATAACGTAGCGGTCGCTTCCGCTTCAATTGGAGAGGTTTTCAGGGGCAGGCTCCTGGATGGATCAGAAGTTGCCATAAAAGTTCAGCGTCCAGCGATCAGATCGATTGTGGACGTGGATTTTCGCTCTCTTTCCATCATTTTTTGGTTTGCCCGCCGCTTTGCCCCTGTGCCTAAAGGGTTTATTGATTTTAACCTGCTTTTTAAAGAGATTAAGCAAGTCATTGAGAGGGAGCTTGATTTTGTAAAGGAGAAGGAGTCAGCCTGCTTCTTCCGGGAACGGTTTAAAAACACGGATAAGCTTATCATTCCCTCCGTGTATGATGAGCTTTCCACCTCGAAAGTACTTGTTATGGAATGGGTGGAAGGCAGGCGGGTAACGGATACTGAATTTGTTGAAGCCCATCATATTGACAGGTTGGATGCTGCAGAGAACCTAGTTGGAATTTTTCTTCCGCAGTGGCTTCAAGCGGGCATCTTCCATGCTGATCCTCATTCGGGAAATGTCCTTTTGAAAGAGGATGGAACCATCATCCTGCTTGACTTTGGAATGATTGGAGAAATATCTAAAAAAGATGCAGCTCTTTTTCAGGAACTTCTAGAGGCAATATTGCTCAAAAATTATTCTAAGGCTGCAGACAGTCTATCGAAGCTTGGTTTTTTACTTCCAGGCGCAAACCTTGCGACAATTGAAAACCTTCTTGAAGAGGCGCTGTCATTTCAATTTAGCCAGCTGAAAGAGCTCGATATGATTGCACTAAATAAAGAAGTGAATGAAATGGTCAAATCACTCCCTGTTCAAGTTCCCACAAGATTTGTTTTTTTAGGACGCTCAATTGCGGCTGTTGAAGGGATCATTCACTCTCTATTGCCTGGCAAAGAAACTCTGGACGTTATTAAACCGGTATTTATAGATTGGATGAAACATAATTCACCGAATCAATGGAAGCTCCTTTTAAAATGGGTTTCTGCTCTCCCGTTTTTTCAATTTGTTCCTTTGTTGGCAGGGCTGCTTGACGCACCAAAAAGGCGGCTCGATCTTGAAGAAAGAATGCAGAAGAAGGATTTTGTTTTTAAGATCTATGAAAACCAAAAACGCCGGCATTTCTTTTTATGCTTTATTGGAATAGCTGGTTTCTTTGCGGGATACCATTTACAGAATCCTATTATCTGGTATGGTTCCTCAGGCATTGCCGGGGTTTCGTCTATCTTGTATTTCTCATGCGGAATCAGACAGAGAAAGTGGCTGAAAGCTTTGAAATAA
- a CDS encoding TetR/AcrR family transcriptional regulator, with translation MPRAFTEHEKQRIKKALLEKGKEMLELHGIRKTNVEDLTRAAGISKGAFYKFYPSKEVMFFEILEDLEKEMRKTFFSDLLVQGLSPRESFQTKMKGALTFIDENPLMGKMNSEEMHHLLRTLPKEQVEAHTQNDDLEIGALVLSWKEDGYLNDHHPETVAALLKSIFLLALQKQEIGSEYERVMAMMLEMMSQYLIRE, from the coding sequence ATGCCAAGAGCATTTACAGAACACGAAAAACAAAGAATCAAAAAAGCATTGCTAGAAAAAGGCAAAGAAATGCTTGAACTTCATGGGATTCGCAAAACAAACGTTGAGGATTTAACGAGAGCAGCCGGAATATCAAAAGGGGCTTTTTATAAATTTTATCCATCGAAAGAAGTGATGTTCTTCGAAATCTTGGAGGATCTTGAAAAAGAGATGCGAAAGACATTTTTCAGTGATCTTCTTGTTCAGGGACTTTCACCAAGGGAGAGCTTTCAAACAAAAATGAAAGGAGCTCTTACATTTATAGATGAAAATCCGTTAATGGGAAAAATGAATTCGGAAGAAATGCATCATCTGTTGCGAACTTTGCCAAAGGAACAAGTGGAAGCTCATACACAAAATGATGATCTTGAAATCGGAGCATTAGTTCTTTCATGGAAAGAGGACGGATATTTGAACGATCATCATCCAGAGACTGTAGCAGCATTGCTGAAAAGTATATTTCTGCTGGCGCTGCAGAAGCAGGAAATCGGCTCTGAATATGAACGGGTGATGGCAATGATGCTTGAGATGATGAGTCAGTATTTGATAAGGGAATAA
- a CDS encoding PH domain-containing protein, producing the protein MFKKLASEALGLSDIGTIISPADYDKTDADDYVMHEDNEKIYFLIKTKADEYCFTNLSFIHVDGANAVSSKRTLKRYPYAQYKFSDVLLETAGKIDMDVEIKFSLGSQRFDIDVRKDQIEQLKDLYKSLLRIAEITHENAIYIDMASSSLDKAVNILQNSRTDNNKLSDTYRDLTDFGFTWMTSVREQYHIKDFGEVFEKYINN; encoded by the coding sequence ATGTTTAAAAAACTAGCTTCAGAGGCATTAGGGTTATCCGATATTGGTACGATTATCAGTCCGGCTGATTATGACAAAACGGATGCAGATGATTATGTGATGCATGAGGATAATGAGAAGATCTATTTTTTAATTAAGACGAAGGCAGATGAATACTGCTTTACAAATCTTTCTTTTATTCACGTAGACGGTGCAAATGCTGTTTCTTCTAAAAGAACATTAAAACGTTATCCTTACGCACAGTATAAATTTTCAGATGTACTGCTTGAAACAGCAGGAAAAATTGATATGGATGTAGAAATAAAATTCAGCCTCGGCAGCCAAAGGTTTGATATTGATGTAAGGAAAGATCAAATTGAACAGCTGAAGGATTTATATAAATCTCTCCTTCGCATTGCTGAAATAACACATGAAAATGCTATATACATAGATATGGCATCAAGCAGTCTGGATAAAGCTGTTAATATCCTTCAAAATTCAAGAACGGACAATAACAAGCTATCCGATACTTACCGAGATTTAACCGACTTTGGCTTTACGTGGATGACTTCTGTACGCGAGCAATATCATATTAAAGATTTTGGCGAGGTTTTTGAGAAATATATCAATAACTGA
- a CDS encoding DUF202 domain-containing protein, with protein sequence MNKTVSSNYIQQHLANERTYLAWIRTSIAIIGIGFLMTNIHFTFLSKLSSLADVITIGTGIVSIISGIAIVLFSTYDYLKKMKQIDAQTFEPSKNIVIFLSFIILVFILGFAFYFMMII encoded by the coding sequence ATGAATAAGACGGTCAGTTCAAATTACATACAGCAGCATCTTGCGAATGAAAGGACCTACCTCGCATGGATCAGAACTTCTATTGCTATTATCGGAATTGGATTTTTGATGACAAACATCCATTTTACCTTTTTGTCTAAGCTCTCCTCTCTTGCTGATGTGATCACAATAGGTACTGGTATAGTTTCTATCATCTCAGGAATTGCGATTGTCCTTTTTTCCACGTATGACTATCTGAAAAAGATGAAACAGATTGATGCCCAGACGTTTGAGCCTTCAAAAAATATTGTTATTTTTCTCTCTTTTATTATTTTAGTATTCATACTTGGGTTTGCATTTTATTTTATGATGATCATTTAA
- a CDS encoding sulfite exporter TauE/SafE family protein, protein MDFAFIIVIFLIGFIGSYISGMLGIGGSIIKYPMLLYIPPLFGLTAFSAHEVSGISAVQVFFATIGGVWAYRKGGYLNKTLIIYMGASILIGSFIGGFGSKTMSEEGINLIYGILALIAAIMMFIPKKGIDDIPLDQVTFNKWLAAVLALIVGAGSGIVGAAGAFLLVPIMLVVLKIPTRMTIASSLAITFISSIGATVGKITTGQVDYYPALIMVIASLIASPLGAIAGKKVNTKVLQMILAVVIFATALKIWMDIL, encoded by the coding sequence ATGGATTTTGCATTCATCATAGTTATTTTCTTAATCGGTTTTATCGGTTCATACATCTCTGGTATGCTCGGAATTGGCGGCTCTATTATCAAATATCCCATGCTCCTCTATATTCCGCCGTTGTTTGGGTTAACGGCTTTCAGTGCACATGAGGTATCAGGCATTAGTGCTGTTCAAGTTTTCTTTGCAACTATAGGAGGGGTATGGGCATACAGAAAAGGCGGATACTTAAATAAAACGCTGATCATTTATATGGGCGCAAGCATTCTAATCGGGAGTTTTATCGGCGGATTTGGTTCGAAGACAATGTCTGAGGAAGGCATCAACCTCATCTATGGTATCCTCGCATTGATTGCGGCCATTATGATGTTTATTCCTAAAAAGGGGATTGATGATATTCCGCTTGATCAGGTGACTTTTAATAAATGGCTTGCTGCTGTTCTTGCCTTAATTGTAGGTGCAGGATCCGGTATAGTAGGGGCCGCTGGAGCATTCTTATTGGTGCCGATTATGCTTGTTGTGCTGAAGATTCCTACACGCATGACGATTGCATCTTCCCTCGCCATCACGTTTATTTCATCTATTGGCGCAACAGTAGGAAAGATCACCACAGGCCAGGTTGACTATTACCCTGCACTAATCATGGTTATCGCAAGTTTAATTGCTTCTCCTCTTGGAGCGATTGCCGGTAAAAAAGTAAATACGAAGGTACTTCAAATGATTCTGGCGGTAGTGATTTTTGCTACTGCGTTGAAGATTTGGATGGATATTTTATAA
- a CDS encoding sulfurtransferase TusA family protein — protein sequence METAKVLDAKGLACPMPIVKTKKAMNDLESGQVLEIHATDKGAKNDLAAWAKSGGHELIKHEEENSLFKFWIKKA from the coding sequence ATGGAAACAGCAAAAGTATTAGATGCAAAAGGACTTGCATGTCCGATGCCGATCGTGAAAACAAAGAAAGCAATGAATGACCTTGAAAGCGGCCAGGTGCTTGAAATTCATGCAACAGATAAAGGGGCTAAAAATGACCTCGCTGCATGGGCAAAATCAGGCGGACATGAGTTGATTAAACACGAGGAAGAAAATAGCTTGTTCAAGTTCTGGATTAAAAAAGCATAA
- a CDS encoding MBL fold metallo-hydrolase, with protein sequence MTLQAMTAKEVTQKVFNKVPLFILDVRNESDFQDWKIEGENFSYLNVPYFDLLDGVEEITGSIPEDQEVLVVCAKEGSSIMVGEMLAEEGLTVSYLKGGMKAWSEHLEPVKVGDLKEGGEIYQFVRIGKGCLSYMIISNDEAAVIDSARMTDVYLDFAKEKGAAIKHVFDTHLHADHISGGRIIAEKTNAAYWLPTKDAGEVTFEYKPLEGGTDVTIGSTTINIHALYSPGHTIGSTSFVIDEKFLLSGDILFIDSIGRPDLAGMAEDWVGDLRESLYTRYKELSVELIVLPAHFMIIDELNDDGSVSEKLGVLFAKNHGLNIEDENEFRKLVTENLPPQPNAYQEIRNTNMGKINPDEEKQREMEIGPNRCAVR encoded by the coding sequence ATGACTTTACAAGCTATGACCGCAAAAGAAGTAACACAAAAAGTGTTTAACAAAGTACCCTTATTTATTTTGGATGTGCGCAACGAAAGCGATTTTCAGGATTGGAAGATCGAAGGTGAAAACTTCAGTTATTTGAATGTCCCTTATTTTGATCTGCTTGATGGAGTAGAAGAAATTACGGGAAGCATTCCGGAGGATCAAGAAGTGTTAGTTGTATGTGCGAAAGAAGGATCATCCATTATGGTAGGCGAAATGCTTGCAGAGGAAGGACTGACTGTTTCTTATCTAAAGGGCGGAATGAAAGCCTGGAGTGAGCACTTAGAGCCTGTGAAAGTTGGAGATTTAAAGGAAGGCGGCGAAATTTATCAATTCGTCCGCATCGGCAAAGGCTGTCTTTCTTACATGATCATCTCTAATGATGAAGCGGCAGTTATTGATTCTGCGCGTATGACAGATGTTTACCTTGATTTTGCAAAGGAAAAGGGTGCAGCAATTAAACATGTATTTGACACGCATCTTCATGCCGATCATATTTCAGGCGGCAGAATCATCGCTGAAAAAACGAATGCAGCATACTGGCTGCCTACAAAGGATGCAGGTGAAGTTACTTTTGAATACAAGCCATTAGAAGGCGGAACAGATGTAACAATCGGAAGCACAACAATTAACATTCATGCCCTATATTCTCCTGGCCACACAATTGGATCTACATCCTTTGTGATTGATGAGAAGTTCCTGCTATCAGGAGACATCTTATTCATTGATTCAATTGGAAGACCTGATCTTGCAGGCATGGCAGAAGACTGGGTGGGAGATTTGAGAGAAAGTCTTTATACCCGCTATAAAGAGCTATCTGTAGAGTTGATTGTTCTTCCGGCACATTTTATGATTATAGATGAATTGAATGATGATGGCAGTGTTTCCGAAAAATTAGGAGTACTATTTGCAAAGAACCACGGTTTGAACATTGAAGACGAAAACGAATTTAGAAAGCTCGTCACGGAGAATTTACCGCCTCAGCCAAATGCTTATCAGGAAATCCGTAACACAAATATGGGGAAAATCAATCCTGATGAAGAAAAACAGCGTGAAATGGAAATTGGGCCAAACCGCTGTGCAGTAAGATAA
- a CDS encoding sulfurtransferase TusA family protein, giving the protein MNSLKTDIILDAKGLACPMPIVKTKKAMKDLEAGQVLLVLATDKGSKADIKAWAGSSGHQYIGTIEDGAVMMHYLRKSSSEETIERKYPNVSSNEELEQKLEEGNIVVLDVREEAEYAFHHIPNAISIPLGKLEDCLNELNKEDEIYVVCRTGSRSDFAAQKLAENGFTNVVNVVPGMSEWSGKTESMQ; this is encoded by the coding sequence ATGAACTCATTAAAAACGGATATCATTTTAGATGCAAAAGGACTTGCATGTCCAATGCCAATCGTAAAAACGAAAAAGGCAATGAAGGATTTAGAAGCAGGTCAGGTTCTTCTGGTTCTGGCAACAGATAAAGGATCAAAGGCGGACATAAAAGCATGGGCTGGAAGTTCAGGTCATCAGTATATTGGCACAATTGAAGATGGAGCAGTCATGATGCATTATTTAAGAAAGTCATCAAGCGAGGAAACGATTGAAAGAAAGTATCCAAATGTAAGCAGCAATGAGGAGCTTGAACAGAAGCTTGAAGAAGGTAACATTGTCGTACTCGACGTTCGTGAAGAAGCGGAATATGCTTTCCATCACATTCCAAATGCCATCTCAATTCCGCTTGGGAAACTTGAAGACTGTTTGAACGAGTTAAATAAAGAAGATGAAATTTACGTAGTATGCCGTACAGGAAGCAGAAGTGATTTTGCAGCTCAAAAGCTTGCTGAAAATGGATTTACGAACGTAGTGAATGTTGTGCCGGGCATGAGCGAATGGTCTGGAAAAACGGAAAGTATGCAATAA
- a CDS encoding rhodanese-like domain-containing protein, translating into MKQLTAKEAENALDSLNVIDVRKVDEAASGKIPGAANIPLGLLEFRMHELDKSKEYTMVCRSGGRSARAAQFLEGQGFKVINMTGGMLDWDRKTE; encoded by the coding sequence ATGAAACAATTGACTGCAAAAGAAGCAGAAAATGCATTAGATTCTTTAAATGTCATTGATGTGCGTAAAGTAGATGAAGCAGCATCAGGGAAAATTCCTGGAGCAGCAAACATTCCGTTAGGCCTGTTAGAATTCCGCATGCATGAGCTTGATAAATCAAAGGAATATACAATGGTTTGCCGATCTGGAGGAAGAAGCGCACGTGCCGCACAATTTCTTGAAGGCCAAGGATTTAAGGTCATTAATATGACAGGCGGCATGCTTGATTGGGATAGGAAAACGGAATAA
- a CDS encoding rhodanese-like domain-containing protein, giving the protein MEIANYILIGLLLLFIIKLFIPAKGIKTISAEQLKSELKNKNKHLIDVRTPGEFKGNHLKGFTNIPLHQLTQKVNQLSKDQEVIVICQSGMRSQKAGRTLKKLGFKEVTNVKGGLNAWN; this is encoded by the coding sequence TTGGAGATTGCTAATTATATTCTGATTGGTTTGCTTCTGCTTTTCATTATCAAGCTTTTCATTCCTGCCAAAGGAATTAAGACGATTTCAGCAGAGCAGCTAAAGTCCGAATTGAAGAATAAAAACAAACATCTTATTGATGTGCGTACACCTGGAGAGTTTAAAGGAAATCACCTAAAAGGATTCACAAATATTCCTCTTCATCAATTAACACAAAAAGTAAATCAGCTTTCAAAGGATCAAGAGGTTATCGTCATCTGCCAGAGCGGTATGAGAAGCCAAAAAGCAGGCAGAACACTGAAAAAGTTAGGATTTAAAGAGGTAACAAATGTAAAAGGCGGCTTGAACGCCTGGAATTAA
- a CDS encoding DsrE/DsrF/DrsH-like family protein, whose translation MTEKKRTTIVLFSGDYDKAMAAYIIANGAAAYDHKVTIFHTFWGLNALRKDEPITVKKGFMEKMFGKMMPRGADKMGLSKMNFAGMGPKMIKDVMKKHNAIPLPQLIEMAQEQGIELVACTMTMDLLGLQEKELLDNIEYAGVAAYLADAEDGNVNLFI comes from the coding sequence ATGACGGAGAAGAAAAGAACAACAATCGTATTATTCAGCGGTGATTACGATAAAGCGATGGCTGCTTATATTATTGCAAATGGTGCAGCTGCGTACGATCATAAAGTAACTATCTTTCACACATTCTGGGGATTAAATGCTCTTCGAAAAGATGAACCTATTACCGTTAAAAAAGGCTTCATGGAAAAGATGTTTGGAAAAATGATGCCAAGAGGCGCAGATAAAATGGGGCTTTCAAAGATGAATTTTGCAGGAATGGGTCCTAAGATGATTAAAGATGTGATGAAAAAACACAATGCGATTCCGCTTCCGCAGCTTATCGAAATGGCGCAGGAACAGGGCATTGAGCTTGTTGCATGTACGATGACAATGGATCTGCTTGGACTGCAGGAAAAAGAACTTTTAGACAATATTGAGTATGCGGGTGTTGCAGCTTATTTAGCGGATGCAGAAGACGGCAATGTGAACCTGTTTATCTAA
- a CDS encoding metal-sensitive transcriptional regulator: MDYNDQMKNRVKRIEGQLRGILKMMEEEKDCKDVITQLSAARTAIDRTIGVVVSSNLVECVRAAAEEGENTEGLVKEAVNLLVRSR, from the coding sequence ATGGATTACAACGATCAAATGAAGAATAGAGTTAAGCGGATTGAAGGCCAGTTAAGAGGTATTTTGAAAATGATGGAAGAAGAAAAAGATTGTAAAGATGTCATTACACAGCTGTCAGCTGCCAGAACAGCCATCGATCGTACAATCGGGGTTGTTGTAAGCTCTAACTTAGTGGAATGTGTTCGAGCTGCCGCTGAAGAAGGAGAAAATACAGAAGGACTTGTGAAAGAAGCCGTAAATCTGCTAGTTCGCAGCAGATAA
- a CDS encoding IDEAL domain-containing protein, whose protein sequence is MEKKYLLNPPQQPDVEILDSLLAEMVLDKALINFRKEQIQKEIDQSLQDKNKEEFLRLTEELKNISLTVE, encoded by the coding sequence ATGGAAAAAAAGTATTTGCTTAATCCCCCACAACAACCTGATGTAGAAATCCTGGATTCTTTACTCGCTGAAATGGTGTTAGACAAGGCTCTTATTAATTTCCGTAAAGAGCAAATCCAAAAAGAAATTGATCAGTCGCTACAAGATAAAAACAAAGAAGAATTCCTGCGATTAACTGAGGAATTAAAGAATATTTCCTTAACTGTTGAATAA
- the smpB gene encoding SsrA-binding protein SmpB: MPKGSGKVVAQNKKANHDYSIEETYETGIVLQGTEIKAIRAGRVNLKDAFARVQQGEVFLHNMHISPYEQGNRYNHEPLRTRKLLLHRKEISKLIGLTKEEGYALVPLKVYLKNGFAKVLLGLGKGKKKYDKREDLKKKEAKREVERAFRDRQKDF, encoded by the coding sequence ATGCCAAAAGGATCTGGAAAAGTCGTAGCTCAAAATAAAAAAGCAAATCATGACTATTCGATTGAAGAAACGTATGAAACAGGCATTGTTTTGCAGGGGACGGAAATTAAAGCCATACGTGCTGGACGCGTTAACTTAAAGGACGCTTTCGCAAGAGTGCAGCAGGGAGAGGTTTTCCTTCATAACATGCATATCTCGCCATACGAACAAGGCAACCGCTATAATCATGAGCCCCTGAGAACAAGAAAGCTATTGCTTCACCGCAAAGAAATCAGCAAGCTGATCGGACTTACAAAAGAAGAGGGCTATGCGCTTGTTCCCTTGAAAGTTTACCTGAAAAACGGTTTTGCTAAGGTTTTGCTTGGCTTAGGTAAGGGTAAAAAGAAATATGATAAACGTGAAGACTTGAAGAAAAAAGAAGCGAAACGCGAAGTGGAACGAGCTTTCCGCGATCGTCAGAAGGACTTTTGA